A region of Ursus arctos isolate Adak ecotype North America unplaced genomic scaffold, UrsArc2.0 scaffold_31, whole genome shotgun sequence DNA encodes the following proteins:
- the ZNF76 gene encoding zinc finger protein 76: MESLGLQTVTLSDGTTAYVQQAVKGEKLLEGQVIQLEDGTTAYIHQVTVQKEPLSFEDGQPVQLEDGSMAYIHRTPKEGYDPSALEAVQLEDGSTAYIHHPVAVPPDSTILAVQTEVGLEDLAAEDDEGFSADTVVALEQYASKVLHDSQTPHNGKGQQVGDRAFRCGYKGCGRLYTTAHHLKVHERAHTGDRPYRCDFPSCGKAFATGYGLKSHVRTHTGEKPYKCPEELCSKAFKTSGDLQKHVRTHTGERPFRCPFEGCGRSFTTSNIRKVHVRTHTGERPYTCPEPHCGRGFTSATNYKNHVRIHTGEKPYVCTVPGCGKRFTEYSSLYKHHVVHTHCKPYTCSACGKTYRQTSTLAMHKRSAHGELEATEESEQALYEQQQLDAACAAEESPPPKRPRVAYLSEVKEEGSDIPAQVAMVTEEDGAPQVALITQDGTQQVSLSPEDLQALGSAISMVTQHSSTTLTIPSEDDDLATSGTHTVTMVSADGTQTQPVTIITSGAVVADDSSVASLHHQQVALLATANGTHIAVQLEDQQTLEEAISVATAAMQQGAVTLEATESGSGC, translated from the exons ATGGAGAGCTTGGGGCTGCAAACGGTGACCCTCAGTGATGGGACGACAGCCTATGTCCAGCAAGCTGTCAAAG GAGAGAAGCTGCTAGAAGGGCAAGTGATCCAGCTCGAGGACGGGACCACCGCATACATTCACCAAGTGACGGTGCAGAAAG AACCTCTCTCCTTTGAGGATGGACAGCCTGTACAGCTGGAGGATGGCAGCATGGCATACATACACCGCACACCCAAAG AGGGCTATGACCCCAGTGCCCTGGAAGCCGTCCAGCTGGAAGACGGATCCACCGCCTACATTCACCACCCTGTGGCTGTGCCGCCAGACAGCACCATCCTGGCTGTGCAGACGGAGGTGGGCTTGGAGGACCTGGCCGCGGAGGATGACGAGGGCTTCAGCGCAGACACGGTGGTGGCCCTGGAGCAGTATGCCAGCAAG gttCTGCATGACAGCCAGACTCCCCATAACGGCAAAGGACAGCAGGTTGGGGACAGAGCATTCCGCTGTGGCTACAAAGGCTGTGGGCGTCTCTACACCACTGCTCATCACTTAAAG GTGCATGAAAGAGCTCATACGGGTGATCGTCCATACAGGTGTGATTTCCCCAGCTGCGGAAAGGCATTTGCCACAG GGTATGGGCTGAAGAGCCACGTGCGCACCCACACCGGTGAAAAGCCATATAAGTGCCCAGAGGAGCTGTGCAGCAAGGCCTTCAAGACCTCAGGTGACCTGCAGAAGCACGTCCGGACGCACACCG GTGAACGCCCGTTCCGGTGCCCCTTCGAGGGCTGCGGCCGCTCCTTCACCACATCTAATATCCGCAAGGTACACGTGCGCACCCACACAGGCGAGCGGCCCTACACCTGCCCCGAGCCCCACTGTGGCCGCGGCTTCACCAGCGCCACCAACTACAAGAACCACGTGCGCATCCACACAG GGGAGAAGCCATACGTTTGCACGGTCCCAGGCTGCGGGAAGCGCTTCACCGAGTACTCGAGCCTGTACAAGCACCATGTGGTGCACACGCACTGCAAGCCGTACACCTGCAGCGCGTGTGGCAAGACCTACCGACAGACCTCCACACTGGCCATGCACAAGCGCAGCGCCCACGGCGAGCTGGAGGCCACGGAGGAGAGCGAGCAGGCCCTGTACGAGCAGCAGCAGCTCGACG CCGCCTGCGCAGCCGAGGAGAGCCCACCACCCAAACGCCCCCGCGTTGCCTACCTCTCGGAGGTGAAGGAAGAGGGCAGTGACATCCCAGCCCAAGTGGCCATGGTGACCGAGGAGGATGGGGCCCCCCAGGTGGCTCTGATCACTCAGGATGGTACCCAGCAG GTCAGCCTATCCCCGGAAGACCTGCAGGCCCTGGGAAGTGCCATTAGCATGGTGACCCAGCACAGCAGCACCACCCTCACCATACCCAGTGAGGACGATGACCTGGCCACGTCCGGCACACATACGGTCACCATGGTCAGCGCTGATGGCACCCAGACGCAGCCC gtTACAATCATTACCTCTGGGGCTGTGGTGGCCGACGACTCAAGTGTAGCATCCCTTCATCACCAACAGGTGGCACTGTTGGCCACAGCCAACGGAACACACATTGCCGTGCAG CTGGAGGACCAGCAGACCTTAGAGGAAGCCATCAGCGTGGCCACTGCTGCCATGCAGCAAGGGGCCGTGACCCTGGAGGCCACAGAGTCAGGGAGTGGCTGCTGA
- the DEF6 gene encoding differentially expressed in FDCP 6 homolog isoform X2 yields MALKEMPALLYLQPQTLQLCEVLSHNLYTVLHIPHDPVALEEHFRDDDDGPVSSQGYMPYLNKYILDKVEEGAFVKEHFDELCWTLTAKKNYRVDSNGNSMLSNEDAFRLWCLFNFLSEDKYPLIMVPDEVEYLLKKVLSSMSLEVGLGELEELLAQEAQAAQTTGGLSVWQFLELFNSGRCLRGVGRDTLSMAIHEVYQELIQDVLKQGYLWKRGHLRRNWAERWFQLQPSSLCYFGSEECKEKRGTIPLDAQCCVEVLPDREGKRCMFCVKTASRTYEMSASDTRQRQEWTAAIQTAIRLQAEGKTSLHKDLKQKRREQREQRERRRAAKEEELLRLQQLQEEKERKLQELELLQEAQRQAERLLQEEEERRRSQHRELQQALEGQLREAEQARASMQAEMELKKEEAARQRQRIQELEDMQQRLEEALHLEVKARRDEEAVRLAQTRLLEEEEEKLKQLLQLKEEHERYIERAQQEKQELQQEMAQQSRSLQQAQQQLEQVRQNRQRADEDVEAAQQKLRQASTNVKHWNVQMNRLMHPIAPGDKRPTTSSSFTGFQPHLLARRDSSLKRLTRWGSQGNRTPSPSSSEQQKSLNGGDEAPSSASTPQEDKLDPAPEN; encoded by the exons ATGGCCCTAAAAGAGATGCCTGCTCTGCTTTACCTCCAACCCCAGACCTTACAACTGTGTGAG GTGCTGTCCCACAACCTGTACACGGTCCTGCACATCCCCCACGACCCTGTGGCTCTGGAGGAGCACTTCCGGGATGACGACGACGGCCCTGTGTCCAGCCAGGGATACATGCCCTACCTCAACAAGTACATCCTGGACAAG gtggaggagggggctTTCGTTAAGGAGCACTTTGATGAGCTGTGTTGGACCCTGACGGCCAAGAAGAACTACCGGGTGGACAGCAACGGGAACAGCATGCTCTCCAATGAGGATGCCTTCCGCCTCTGGTGCCTCTTCAACTTCCTGTCTGAGGACAAGTACCCTCTGATCATGGTTCCTgatgag gtgGAATACCTGCTGAAGAAAGTGCTCAGCAGCATGAGCTTGGAGGTGGGCTTGGGTGAGCTGGAGGAGCTGCTGGCCCAGGAAGCCCAGGCGGCCCAGACCACCGGAGGCCTCAGCGTCTGGCAGTTCCTGGAGCTCTTCAACTCGGGGCGCTGTCTTCGAGGCGTGGGGCGGGACACTCTCAGCATGGCCATACATGAAGTCTACCAGGAGCTCATCCAAGATGTCCTGAAGCAG GGCTACCTGTGGAAGCGAGGGCACCTGCGGAGGAACTGGGCAGAACGCTGGTTCCAGCTGCAGCCCAGCTCCCTCTGCTATTTTGGAAGTGAAGAGTGCAAAGAGAAAAGGGGTACTATCCCGCTGGATGCTCAATGCTGCGTGGAG GTGCTGCCCGACCGAGAGGGGAAGCGCTGCATGTTCTGTGTGAAGACAGCCTCCCGCACGTACGAGATGAGCGCCTCGGACACGCGCCAGCGCCAGGAATGGACGGCTG CCATCCAGACCGCGATCCGGCTGCAGGCCGAGGGGAAGACGTCGTTGCACAAGGACCTGAAGCAGAAGCGGCGCGAGCAACGGGAGCAGCGGGAGCGACGCCGGGCggccaaggaggaggagctgctgcgcctgcagcagctgcaggaggagaaggagcggAAGCTGCAGGAGCTGGAGCTGCTACAGGAGGCGCAGCGGCAGGCCGAGCGCctgctgcaggaggaggaggagcgacGCCGCAGCCAGCACCGCGAGCTGCAGCAGGCACTCGAGGGCCAGCTGCGCGAGGCGGAGCAG GCCCGGGCCTCCATGCAGGCTGAGATGGAACTGAAGAAGGAGGAGGCTGCCCGGCAGCGGCAGCGGATCCAAGAGCTGGAGGACATGCAGCAGAGGCTCGAGGAGGCCCTGCACCTGGAGGTGAAAGCTCGGCGCGACGAGGAGGCCGTGCGCCTCGCCCAGACCAG gctgctggaggaggaggaggagaagctgaAGCAGCTGCTGCAGCTCAAGGAGGAGCACGAGCGCTACATCGAGCGCGcgcagcaggagaagcaggagctGCAGCAGGAGATGGCGCAGCAGAGCCGCTCGCTGCAGCAAGCGCAGCAGCAGCTGGAGCAGGTGCGGCAGAACCGGCAGCGGGCCGACGAGGACGTGGAG GCTGCCCAGCAGAAGCTGCGCCAGGCCAGCACCAATGTGAAACACTGGAATGTTCAGATGAACCGGCTCATGCATCCAATTGCACCTGGAG ATAAGCGTCCCACCACCAGCAGCTCCTTCACAGGCTTCCAGCCACATCTACTTGCCCGCCGCGACTCCTCCCTAAAGCGCCTGACCCGCTGGGGATCCCAGGGCAACAGGACCCCCTCGCCCAGCAGCAGTGAGCAGCAGAAGTCCCTCAATGGTGGGGATGAGGCTCCCAGCTCGGCTTCCACCCCTCAGGAAGATAAACTGGACCCAGCACCAGAAAATTAG
- the DEF6 gene encoding differentially expressed in FDCP 6 homolog isoform X1: MALRKELLKSIWYAFTALDVEKSGKVSKSQLKVLSHNLYTVLHIPHDPVALEEHFRDDDDGPVSSQGYMPYLNKYILDKVEEGAFVKEHFDELCWTLTAKKNYRVDSNGNSMLSNEDAFRLWCLFNFLSEDKYPLIMVPDEVEYLLKKVLSSMSLEVGLGELEELLAQEAQAAQTTGGLSVWQFLELFNSGRCLRGVGRDTLSMAIHEVYQELIQDVLKQGYLWKRGHLRRNWAERWFQLQPSSLCYFGSEECKEKRGTIPLDAQCCVEVLPDREGKRCMFCVKTASRTYEMSASDTRQRQEWTAAIQTAIRLQAEGKTSLHKDLKQKRREQREQRERRRAAKEEELLRLQQLQEEKERKLQELELLQEAQRQAERLLQEEEERRRSQHRELQQALEGQLREAEQARASMQAEMELKKEEAARQRQRIQELEDMQQRLEEALHLEVKARRDEEAVRLAQTRLLEEEEEKLKQLLQLKEEHERYIERAQQEKQELQQEMAQQSRSLQQAQQQLEQVRQNRQRADEDVEAAQQKLRQASTNVKHWNVQMNRLMHPIAPGDKRPTTSSSFTGFQPHLLARRDSSLKRLTRWGSQGNRTPSPSSSEQQKSLNGGDEAPSSASTPQEDKLDPAPEN; this comes from the exons ATGGCCCTGCGCAAGGAGCTGCTCAAATCCATCTGGTACGCGTTCACCGCCCTGGACGTGGAGAAGAGTGGCAAGGTCTCCAAGTCCCAGCTCAAG GTGCTGTCCCACAACCTGTACACGGTCCTGCACATCCCCCACGACCCTGTGGCTCTGGAGGAGCACTTCCGGGATGACGACGACGGCCCTGTGTCCAGCCAGGGATACATGCCCTACCTCAACAAGTACATCCTGGACAAG gtggaggagggggctTTCGTTAAGGAGCACTTTGATGAGCTGTGTTGGACCCTGACGGCCAAGAAGAACTACCGGGTGGACAGCAACGGGAACAGCATGCTCTCCAATGAGGATGCCTTCCGCCTCTGGTGCCTCTTCAACTTCCTGTCTGAGGACAAGTACCCTCTGATCATGGTTCCTgatgag gtgGAATACCTGCTGAAGAAAGTGCTCAGCAGCATGAGCTTGGAGGTGGGCTTGGGTGAGCTGGAGGAGCTGCTGGCCCAGGAAGCCCAGGCGGCCCAGACCACCGGAGGCCTCAGCGTCTGGCAGTTCCTGGAGCTCTTCAACTCGGGGCGCTGTCTTCGAGGCGTGGGGCGGGACACTCTCAGCATGGCCATACATGAAGTCTACCAGGAGCTCATCCAAGATGTCCTGAAGCAG GGCTACCTGTGGAAGCGAGGGCACCTGCGGAGGAACTGGGCAGAACGCTGGTTCCAGCTGCAGCCCAGCTCCCTCTGCTATTTTGGAAGTGAAGAGTGCAAAGAGAAAAGGGGTACTATCCCGCTGGATGCTCAATGCTGCGTGGAG GTGCTGCCCGACCGAGAGGGGAAGCGCTGCATGTTCTGTGTGAAGACAGCCTCCCGCACGTACGAGATGAGCGCCTCGGACACGCGCCAGCGCCAGGAATGGACGGCTG CCATCCAGACCGCGATCCGGCTGCAGGCCGAGGGGAAGACGTCGTTGCACAAGGACCTGAAGCAGAAGCGGCGCGAGCAACGGGAGCAGCGGGAGCGACGCCGGGCggccaaggaggaggagctgctgcgcctgcagcagctgcaggaggagaaggagcggAAGCTGCAGGAGCTGGAGCTGCTACAGGAGGCGCAGCGGCAGGCCGAGCGCctgctgcaggaggaggaggagcgacGCCGCAGCCAGCACCGCGAGCTGCAGCAGGCACTCGAGGGCCAGCTGCGCGAGGCGGAGCAG GCCCGGGCCTCCATGCAGGCTGAGATGGAACTGAAGAAGGAGGAGGCTGCCCGGCAGCGGCAGCGGATCCAAGAGCTGGAGGACATGCAGCAGAGGCTCGAGGAGGCCCTGCACCTGGAGGTGAAAGCTCGGCGCGACGAGGAGGCCGTGCGCCTCGCCCAGACCAG gctgctggaggaggaggaggagaagctgaAGCAGCTGCTGCAGCTCAAGGAGGAGCACGAGCGCTACATCGAGCGCGcgcagcaggagaagcaggagctGCAGCAGGAGATGGCGCAGCAGAGCCGCTCGCTGCAGCAAGCGCAGCAGCAGCTGGAGCAGGTGCGGCAGAACCGGCAGCGGGCCGACGAGGACGTGGAG GCTGCCCAGCAGAAGCTGCGCCAGGCCAGCACCAATGTGAAACACTGGAATGTTCAGATGAACCGGCTCATGCATCCAATTGCACCTGGAG ATAAGCGTCCCACCACCAGCAGCTCCTTCACAGGCTTCCAGCCACATCTACTTGCCCGCCGCGACTCCTCCCTAAAGCGCCTGACCCGCTGGGGATCCCAGGGCAACAGGACCCCCTCGCCCAGCAGCAGTGAGCAGCAGAAGTCCCTCAATGGTGGGGATGAGGCTCCCAGCTCGGCTTCCACCCCTCAGGAAGATAAACTGGACCCAGCACCAGAAAATTAG